One Leptolyngbya subtilissima AS-A7 genomic window carries:
- the rpaB gene encoding response regulator transcription factor RpaB, translating into MENNKEKILVVDDEASIRRILETRLSMIGYDVVTAADGEEALETFRNAAPDLVVLDVMMPKLDGYGVCQELRKESDIPIIMLTALGDVADRITGLELGADDYVVKPFSPKELEARIRSVLRRVDKTGMTGIPSSGVISVNTIRIDTNKRQVYKGDERIRLTGMEFSLLELLVSRSGEPFSRSEILQEVWGYTPERHVDTRVVDVHISRLRAKLEDDPSNPELILTARGTGYLFQRIVEPGEE; encoded by the coding sequence TTGGAAAACAACAAAGAAAAAATTCTAGTGGTCGACGATGAGGCCAGCATTCGGCGAATTCTCGAGACCCGCCTATCGATGATTGGCTATGACGTTGTCACCGCCGCCGATGGCGAAGAGGCCCTAGAAACCTTTCGCAATGCCGCTCCTGACCTGGTTGTGCTCGATGTGATGATGCCCAAGCTCGACGGCTACGGCGTCTGTCAAGAGCTACGCAAAGAGTCTGACATTCCTATTATTATGCTTACCGCCCTGGGCGATGTGGCCGATCGCATCACCGGCCTAGAGCTTGGGGCCGACGACTACGTAGTCAAACCCTTCTCTCCCAAAGAACTAGAGGCCCGCATTCGCTCCGTGCTGCGCCGGGTCGACAAAACCGGCATGACCGGCATTCCCAGCTCCGGCGTCATCTCTGTCAACACCATTCGTATCGACACTAATAAGCGCCAGGTGTACAAAGGCGACGAGCGCATTCGCCTCACTGGCATGGAGTTCAGCCTGCTCGAGCTGCTGGTTAGCCGCTCCGGAGAGCCCTTTTCCCGCTCCGAAATTTTGCAGGAAGTATGGGGCTACACCCCTGAGCGTCACGTTGATACCCGCGTGGTCGACGTGCACATCTCTCGCCTGCGGGCCAAGCTTGAAGACGACCCTAGCAACCCAGAGCTAATTCTCACCGCTCGGGGTACCGGCTACCTGTTTCAGCGGATAGTGGAGCCCGGCGAAGAATAG